The region TCCTCAGAGGACTCAAGCGCGGAGAGAATTGGGCATACAGAATACTTTACAACGAATATGCAGGAAGGATTGGCAGTGTTGCAAGAACTTACCTTGGAGCAGATGATGTTGACGATGTCGTGCAAGAGGTGATTCTGAGGATTTTTAAAGGAATAAAAAGATTCAAAGGAGATTCGAAGTTATCAACATGGATTTACAAGATTTCAGTAAATGTTTGCAAAGATTACCTTGCACGTTACAAGAGAAGGAATGAAATACTCACCGATTTTGCAGAAGACGAAGAAGGTTCACTACCACATCCTGTTTCTGAATCAAATACTTTCCTTGAGACCGCAGGAGAAATCGAGTATGAGAGAATTATGGAGTTAATAGAGAAGCTTTCGCCTGAGGATAGATTGCTTATCAAACTTAGAGATATAGACGGTTTGAGTTATGAGGAAATTAGTCAAGTAATTGATAAACCTGTAGGAAGTGTTAAAAGCAGCTTGCACTATGCTCGTAAGAGGTTGAGGAAGTTGCTTGAGGGGGCGAATGAATGAATGAAGAGATTTTTCAAAAATTTCTTGATGGAGAATTAAATGAAGAAGAAC is a window of Pseudothermotoga elfii DSM 9442 = NBRC 107921 DNA encoding:
- a CDS encoding RNA polymerase sigma factor, with amino-acid sequence MRDEEFLRGLKRGENWAYRILYNEYAGRIGSVARTYLGADDVDDVVQEVILRIFKGIKRFKGDSKLSTWIYKISVNVCKDYLARYKRRNEILTDFAEDEEGSLPHPVSESNTFLETAGEIEYERIMELIEKLSPEDRLLIKLRDIDGLSYEEISQVIDKPVGSVKSSLHYARKRLRKLLEGANE